The following are encoded in a window of Gramella sp. MT6 genomic DNA:
- a CDS encoding DUF1835 domain-containing protein, translating into MMKNKTLHIVNGDSLAEQMQELNLPGELIVWRELLCEGPTLKEIDQEFFKIRKKFLRKTYDISAENYDERFISEVKRLKSLKDYDNVILWFEFDLFCHINMLAAISCLSEKDHQAPISLVCSKKLKGEKEFQPLSQLSLKELQNHYENRIELNTEDIEVAMLIWELYCGNNPMKLKPQIKVNTNFEYLSSCIRAHIERFPNSITGINTLERNILKLIQNQDIKNDNHLLGYALQYQGYYGYSDTQMQRLLKKLSIFYKQDDEGIVLTEAGELALEGKKNFYRDLKNDEFFGGAKMYDFLYESESHRLLKL; encoded by the coding sequence ATGATGAAAAATAAGACCTTACACATAGTAAATGGCGATAGTCTGGCCGAGCAAATGCAGGAATTAAATTTGCCTGGAGAGCTAATCGTATGGAGAGAATTACTTTGTGAAGGTCCTACCCTAAAGGAGATCGATCAGGAGTTCTTTAAGATCAGGAAGAAATTTCTGCGTAAAACATACGATATTTCTGCAGAGAATTACGATGAGCGTTTTATTTCAGAAGTTAAAAGACTAAAATCACTTAAAGATTACGATAATGTAATTCTATGGTTCGAGTTCGACCTTTTCTGCCATATTAATATGCTGGCTGCTATTAGCTGTCTTTCTGAAAAGGATCACCAGGCTCCAATTTCCCTGGTTTGCAGTAAAAAGCTGAAGGGAGAAAAAGAATTTCAGCCATTATCTCAATTAAGTTTGAAAGAACTGCAAAATCATTATGAGAACAGAATAGAGTTGAATACTGAGGATATCGAAGTTGCCATGCTAATTTGGGAGCTTTACTGTGGTAATAATCCTATGAAGCTAAAACCACAGATCAAGGTAAATACCAATTTTGAATATTTGTCAAGTTGTATTCGGGCACATATAGAAAGATTTCCCAACAGTATCACCGGGATTAATACCCTGGAAAGAAATATCCTCAAACTTATCCAAAACCAGGATATAAAAAATGATAATCATCTTTTAGGTTATGCTTTGCAATATCAGGGATACTATGGTTACAGTGATACCCAAATGCAACGATTATTGAAAAAACTTTCCATCTTCTACAAGCAAGATGATGAAGGTATCGTTTTAACCGAAGCAGGAGAATTAGCCCTTGAAGGCAAAAAGAATTTCTACAGAGATCTCAAGAATGATGAATTTTTTGGAGGGGCAAAAATGTATGATTTCCTTTATGAATCTGAATCACACAGATTATTAAAATTATAA